In Flavobacterium endoglycinae, one DNA window encodes the following:
- a CDS encoding DUF4870 domain-containing protein, with protein MNNKTLSILSYVTIIGWIIAFVKSKDETPKSDLVIYHLKQGFGIFLLTFAVNVILSIVLSIVPSLYFLSFVGYAFLILWIFGIINAANEQKKPIPVIGKMFEDKFDFIN; from the coding sequence ATGAATAATAAAACCTTATCAATCCTGAGCTATGTAACCATTATTGGCTGGATTATAGCTTTTGTAAAAAGCAAAGATGAAACGCCAAAAAGCGATCTTGTCATTTATCATTTAAAACAAGGATTTGGAATTTTCCTATTGACATTTGCTGTCAATGTTATCCTTTCAATTGTTTTGTCAATAGTACCTTCTCTTTATTTTTTAAGTTTTGTGGGTTATGCCTTTTTAATCTTATGGATTTTTGGAATTATCAATGCGGCAAATGAGCAGAAGAAACCTATTCCTGTAATCGGTAAAATGTTTGAAGACAAATTTGATTTTATAAACTAA
- a CDS encoding STAS domain-containing protein, with protein MQNNLLGDLKEHENKLLTIWSQILLDSGSTDGAMEEEESKEFASLFLTALSKSDEKFENSNELEKVQDLIVGISSSRGKRGFSPRENAQYLISFKEACSKVLSELIKDPAQLYDANLKLNAILDNMMIMTFEAFMKGREDVIARQIDEISEISTPVIAVWDGIVALPIIGTLDSSRTQTVMESLLQQIVDTGSSIAILDISGVPAVDSLVAQHLIKTVSATRLMGAECIISGIRPEIAQTVVHLGIDLSGITTKASLASALQTAFEMLQLNVVKRKKIVE; from the coding sequence ATGCAAAACAACTTACTGGGCGACTTGAAAGAGCACGAAAACAAATTATTAACGATATGGTCTCAAATTCTTTTAGATAGTGGATCTACCGATGGAGCAATGGAAGAAGAAGAGTCAAAAGAATTTGCTTCACTCTTTTTAACTGCTTTGTCAAAATCTGATGAAAAATTCGAAAATTCTAATGAACTCGAAAAAGTTCAAGATCTTATTGTGGGAATCTCTTCATCGAGAGGAAAACGTGGATTTTCACCAAGAGAAAATGCTCAATATTTAATATCTTTTAAAGAAGCTTGTTCGAAAGTCTTGTCTGAATTGATAAAAGATCCAGCGCAGCTTTATGATGCCAATTTAAAATTAAATGCGATTTTAGATAACATGATGATTATGACTTTTGAAGCCTTTATGAAAGGAAGAGAAGATGTAATTGCCAGACAAATCGATGAAATCAGCGAAATTTCAACTCCAGTTATTGCAGTTTGGGACGGCATTGTAGCCCTGCCAATTATTGGGACTTTAGACAGTTCAAGAACTCAGACTGTAATGGAAAGCCTTTTACAGCAAATTGTTGACACAGGAAGTTCAATTGCTATTTTGGATATTTCTGGTGTTCCTGCGGTAGATTCTCTAGTAGCACAGCATCTTATTAAAACTGTAAGTGCAACCCGCTTAATGGGAGCAGAATGTATCATAAGCGGTATTCGTCCAGAAATTGCACAAACAGTAGTTCACTTAGGAATCGATTTAAGCGGTATTACTACTAAAGCATCTCTTGCAAGTGCTTTACAAACTGCTTTCGAAATGTTGCAATTGAATGTTGTGAAAAGAAAGAAAATTGTAGAATAA
- a CDS encoding TetR/AcrR family transcriptional regulator → MTKGEETRQFILEKAAPIFNTKGIAATSMSDIMEATKLSKGSMYVHFENKEVLACAAVDHNMKILSSKLENKVNSGSTSQEKLFAYIDFFSNPLASPVTGGCPLLNFGTEADDTNPIVKEKVNNAIKRGQQLLTSIIEKGIADGEFKPEWNAAEFATMLFAMLEGGHLMSRVSGSNDKMKVITQALKKIIIQNSI, encoded by the coding sequence ATGACAAAAGGTGAAGAAACCAGACAATTTATTTTAGAAAAAGCCGCTCCTATTTTTAATACAAAAGGAATTGCAGCTACTTCTATGAGCGATATTATGGAGGCGACCAAATTGTCTAAGGGAAGCATGTATGTTCATTTTGAAAATAAAGAAGTTTTAGCCTGCGCCGCAGTAGATCATAATATGAAAATACTGAGCAGTAAATTAGAAAATAAAGTAAATTCAGGGAGTACTTCTCAAGAAAAACTGTTTGCTTACATTGACTTTTTCAGCAATCCGTTAGCTTCTCCGGTTACTGGTGGTTGTCCGCTCTTGAACTTTGGAACGGAAGCTGATGATACCAACCCAATCGTAAAAGAAAAAGTAAACAATGCTATCAAACGCGGACAACAACTTTTGACTTCTATTATTGAAAAAGGGATTGCAGACGGAGAATTTAAACCTGAATGGAATGCAGCTGAATTTGCCACCATGCTATTTGCCATGCTCGAAGGCGGACATTTAATGTCTAGAGTTTCAGGCAGTAATGACAAAATGAAAGTCATTACCCAGGCCCTTAAAAAAATAATTATCCAAAACAGCATCTAA
- a CDS encoding sensor histidine kinase, giving the protein MPQNFTINFKKQKRIVLLFFFFITTVIQAQISAVEKMAEEGFAKRFSDTTASIKIQKQELRLAKKNNSKEDEAICYAYLALTQRKLLHLKEFIHYADMSYDLAQKGTSSRAKAFASAAMGSLKSYIDDKSQAINYLLEAYTLFSKENAHDQCAKIAADISYLFYPASPEKEEKYAREALAHASKSGDPESQLFARLAFGSFLSDKLESEGKEEWQRAMKFFLETVSLAEKNADKIVSKSTIGIAYVNLADLYTKGPKPINEKAFLSNLEKATAIAKKYNVKIIFRSAIGLEGYYFTQKGDYLRAELLFINGIKYQQSLPYTDNYLMAAFYNSLKDVAVKRGDFEAYYAYDTSFTKYNQLKYKESAQSMLQNADARYESSKKAERIKQLELENGLEQKNKLLGYGIAGVLLIGLVFMFRSYHYRQRYYQNREDLLKQEQVHNELKIQLMEKETIENLSARLSLERRLLRSQMDPHFIFNALGNIQSMILQKDTLPAVSYLNKFAKLTRQILEQSRKETISLEEEINTLQNYIELQQLRLNNGFDYKIECDANVETDILIPPLLIQPFIENAVEHGLKPQENNVRGLIEIYFKEDEEQRTLICTITDNGIGLTASRKIKINETHQSLSTTITDERLSIMQKESPNAGFTVSEKDPVTDTHGCVVIINIPILS; this is encoded by the coding sequence ATGCCACAAAATTTCACGATAAATTTCAAAAAACAAAAGCGAATTGTACTGCTGTTTTTCTTCTTTATTACAACTGTAATTCAGGCTCAGATTTCTGCCGTAGAGAAAATGGCTGAAGAAGGATTTGCCAAACGTTTTTCGGACACAACGGCGAGTATTAAAATACAAAAACAAGAACTTCGTCTGGCTAAAAAAAACAATAGCAAAGAAGATGAGGCAATTTGTTATGCTTACTTAGCGCTTACCCAGAGAAAACTACTGCATCTAAAAGAGTTTATCCATTATGCCGATATGTCGTACGATCTGGCACAAAAAGGAACTAGTAGCAGAGCCAAAGCATTTGCATCTGCAGCAATGGGTTCTTTAAAATCGTATATAGACGACAAATCTCAGGCAATAAACTATCTGCTGGAAGCATATACATTATTTTCCAAAGAAAATGCACACGATCAATGTGCTAAAATTGCTGCCGATATTTCGTATCTCTTTTATCCAGCTTCTCCAGAAAAAGAAGAAAAATACGCCAGAGAGGCATTGGCTCACGCTTCAAAATCAGGTGATCCCGAAAGTCAATTATTCGCTAGACTTGCTTTTGGAAGTTTCTTAAGTGATAAACTTGAATCTGAAGGAAAAGAGGAATGGCAAAGGGCAATGAAGTTTTTTCTGGAAACTGTTTCTTTAGCCGAAAAAAATGCCGATAAAATCGTCAGTAAAAGTACTATCGGAATCGCCTATGTAAACCTGGCCGATCTTTATACGAAAGGCCCAAAACCGATTAACGAAAAAGCCTTTTTATCGAATCTAGAAAAAGCGACCGCCATTGCCAAAAAATACAATGTGAAGATTATTTTTAGAAGCGCAATTGGTCTTGAAGGGTATTATTTTACTCAAAAAGGAGATTATCTAAGAGCCGAACTTTTGTTTATAAACGGAATAAAATACCAGCAAAGCCTTCCGTATACTGATAATTATCTCATGGCAGCTTTTTACAATTCTCTCAAAGATGTTGCGGTAAAGCGGGGAGATTTTGAAGCGTATTATGCATACGATACCTCTTTTACAAAATACAATCAATTAAAATATAAAGAATCTGCGCAATCGATGCTTCAGAATGCTGATGCGAGATACGAATCTTCCAAAAAAGCAGAAAGAATCAAACAGCTTGAACTCGAAAATGGACTCGAACAGAAAAATAAGTTATTAGGTTACGGAATAGCGGGTGTTTTATTAATTGGATTGGTTTTCATGTTTCGATCGTATCATTATCGTCAAAGATATTATCAGAATAGAGAAGACCTTCTAAAGCAGGAACAGGTTCATAACGAACTTAAAATCCAATTGATGGAGAAAGAAACCATCGAAAACCTGTCGGCAAGATTGTCATTAGAAAGAAGATTACTCCGTTCTCAAATGGACCCTCATTTTATTTTTAATGCTTTGGGAAATATCCAGAGTATGATTTTGCAAAAAGATACGCTTCCGGCAGTTTCTTATCTGAATAAATTTGCCAAACTGACGAGACAGATTTTAGAACAATCCCGAAAAGAAACCATTTCTCTTGAAGAAGAAATTAATACACTGCAAAATTACATCGAACTGCAGCAGCTTCGCTTAAACAACGGATTTGATTATAAAATTGAATGTGATGCGAATGTAGAAACAGATATCTTAATTCCACCCTTATTGATTCAGCCTTTTATAGAAAATGCGGTAGAACATGGTTTAAAACCACAAGAAAATAATGTACGCGGACTTATCGAAATTTATTTTAAAGAAGATGAAGAACAGCGCACTTTAATCTGTACCATTACAGATAACGGAATTGGATTAACCGCTTCCAGAAAAATAAAAATCAACGAAACTCATCAATCACTTTCGACTACGATTACAGATGAAAGATTGTCTATAATGCAGAAGGAAAGCCCAAACGCAGGTTTTACAGTAAGCGAAAAAGATCCTGTAACCGATACACACGGGTGTGTGGTAATTATTAATATTCCGATACTATCATGA
- a CDS encoding STAS domain-containing protein: protein MERIPILKMGDFLLVTIQVDLYDQLAENLESDLINTISKHSSKGVLIDISAVSIIDSFMGRILGNIAVMSKILDAQTVVVGMQPAVAITLVELGLSLNGVISALNVEKGMDLLRSKMHISDNEEQEYDDDNE, encoded by the coding sequence ATGGAAAGAATTCCTATACTAAAAATGGGGGATTTTCTGCTGGTTACCATACAAGTCGATTTGTACGACCAGCTGGCAGAAAATTTGGAGTCAGACTTAATAAATACCATTAGTAAACATAGTTCAAAAGGCGTATTAATTGATATATCAGCAGTTTCTATTATCGATTCGTTTATGGGACGTATTTTAGGAAACATAGCTGTAATGTCAAAAATATTAGATGCACAAACAGTTGTAGTAGGAATGCAGCCAGCAGTTGCTATTACATTGGTTGAACTTGGTTTGTCCCTAAATGGAGTTATAAGTGCCCTAAATGTAGAAAAAGGTATGGATTTACTTCGCTCAAAAATGCACATAAGCGATAACGAAGAGCAGGAGTATGACGACGATAACGAATAG
- a CDS encoding SDR family NAD(P)-dependent oxidoreductase produces the protein MSKTILITGASKGFGRAWTEAFLAKGYNVAATARNVNTLNDLKEQYGNAVLTLSLDVDNRAQSLEVVEKVKQHFGTIDILINNAGYALTGAIEEANEQEARAQFETNFFGTLWLTQAVLPIMRAQKSGHIIQVSSILGVGTLPTMGLYNASKFAIEGLSETLATEVKAFGINVTLVEPNGYESNIWHTGISSESNPVYDGLRKAFAEGETSFGKVAATVPAIVKLVETENPPLRLLLGKVALPFVKQHYEQRLANWEKWNDVSVEAHG, from the coding sequence ATGTCAAAAACAATTTTAATTACCGGAGCATCAAAAGGATTTGGAAGAGCCTGGACAGAAGCTTTTTTAGCAAAAGGATATAACGTAGCTGCAACTGCAAGAAACGTGAATACATTAAACGATTTAAAAGAACAATATGGAAATGCTGTTTTAACGCTTTCACTTGATGTAGACAATCGTGCACAATCACTTGAAGTTGTAGAAAAAGTAAAACAACATTTTGGAACTATAGACATCTTGATTAACAATGCTGGATATGCACTTACAGGTGCAATTGAAGAAGCAAACGAACAAGAAGCCAGAGCACAGTTCGAAACTAATTTCTTTGGAACTTTATGGCTTACTCAAGCGGTACTTCCCATTATGAGAGCACAAAAAAGCGGTCATATCATTCAGGTTTCATCGATTTTAGGAGTTGGAACTTTGCCAACAATGGGACTTTACAACGCTTCAAAATTTGCAATTGAAGGATTAAGTGAAACTTTGGCAACAGAAGTAAAAGCCTTTGGGATCAATGTTACTTTAGTAGAACCAAACGGTTACGAATCAAACATTTGGCATACTGGAATAAGCAGTGAAAGCAATCCTGTTTATGATGGTTTAAGAAAAGCTTTTGCAGAAGGAGAAACTTCTTTTGGAAAAGTAGCGGCAACAGTTCCAGCAATTGTAAAATTAGTGGAAACAGAAAATCCTCCTTTGAGACTGCTTTTGGGAAAAGTGGCACTTCCTTTCGTAAAACAACACTACGAACAAAGATTGGCAAATTGGGAAAAATGGAACGATGTTTCTGTTGAAGCTCATGGATAA
- a CDS encoding ATP-binding protein, producing the protein MDNTFSTYKIDDRSLIAFIKREIHNLALQIGFSAHRAAETDIIVAELTSNLIKYASGGELLYRAHVENDQNLIEIYCLDNGVGFDNVAKIMNDGYSSSNTLGHGLGSIKRLSNDFQIYSIKNWGCVQYVKICETSEFNPPLLKNVLNYTTIAVNYPGEKLCGDGYYVKHSSKGFQIFVGDGLGHGESANEAVEAAIKVFRQTIEWNPTEVLREIHSKVKKTRGLVATIASVDYKAEVWNICGIGNINTRIYTGLENKTYTAYNGIIGHNIPRTLNSTIVPFKKHQIIVMHSDGLRTRWNLNDLTSIFKQSPGIIAASLFKENIRGTDDATILVGKII; encoded by the coding sequence ATGGATAATACGTTTTCCACTTATAAAATAGACGATAGAAGTCTAATTGCTTTTATAAAAAGAGAAATACACAATCTTGCCCTTCAAATAGGTTTTAGCGCTCACAGGGCTGCCGAAACGGATATTATTGTTGCAGAATTAACTTCAAACTTAATTAAATACGCCAGTGGCGGAGAGCTTTTATACAGAGCTCATGTAGAAAATGATCAAAACCTTATAGAGATTTACTGTCTCGATAATGGCGTTGGATTTGACAATGTAGCCAAAATAATGAACGATGGCTATTCTTCTTCCAATACACTCGGACATGGATTAGGCTCAATTAAACGATTGAGCAATGACTTCCAAATTTATTCCATTAAAAACTGGGGCTGTGTTCAATATGTTAAAATCTGTGAAACATCAGAATTTAATCCTCCTTTACTTAAAAACGTACTTAATTACACAACAATTGCTGTTAATTATCCAGGTGAAAAATTATGCGGAGATGGGTATTATGTAAAACATTCTAGCAAAGGTTTTCAGATCTTTGTGGGAGATGGACTAGGTCATGGCGAAAGTGCAAATGAAGCCGTTGAAGCCGCAATTAAAGTTTTTAGACAAACAATTGAATGGAATCCCACAGAAGTGCTGAGAGAAATACATTCTAAAGTAAAGAAAACCAGAGGATTGGTAGCAACAATAGCTTCAGTAGATTATAAAGCTGAAGTATGGAATATTTGTGGGATTGGAAATATTAATACCCGCATTTATACCGGTTTAGAGAATAAAACCTATACAGCTTATAACGGAATTATTGGACATAATATTCCGCGTACTTTAAACAGCACCATTGTACCTTTTAAAAAACATCAGATTATTGTTATGCACAGTGATGGATTACGTACAAGATGGAATTTAAACGATTTAACTTCAATTTTTAAGCAAAGCCCGGGAATTATAGCGGCTTCTTTATTTAAAGAAAATATAAGAGGAACTGACGATGCTACAATTTTGGTTGGTAAAATAATCTAA
- a CDS encoding LytR/AlgR family response regulator transcription factor, with the protein MIYKTIIIEDEHRLREALSIMLEMVSGDSVQIVGYAETVEEAKKIIDRLKPDLVFMDIMLKDGTGFDVLQQISFNSFHLIFTTAYEQHAINAFKYSAVDYLLKPIDPQELKAAIDRIEILQERVFEKQQITELQTNLSKTPDRLVLPTQEAMYVVKLDQILRCETSGSYTTFFLIDGRKIMVSKPLKNYEDILLPPLFFRVHQSHLINVNAILSYSREGMIMMSDKSSVPISRGKKESFFKLMKDEV; encoded by the coding sequence ATGATATACAAAACCATAATTATTGAAGACGAACACCGTTTGCGAGAAGCGTTGTCGATTATGCTCGAAATGGTTTCTGGAGACAGCGTCCAGATTGTTGGATATGCAGAAACAGTGGAAGAAGCGAAAAAGATAATTGACCGATTAAAACCTGATTTGGTTTTTATGGATATTATGCTCAAAGACGGAACTGGATTTGATGTTTTGCAGCAGATTTCTTTTAATTCGTTTCATCTCATATTCACGACTGCTTACGAACAGCATGCAATCAATGCATTTAAATACAGCGCAGTCGATTATCTTCTGAAACCAATTGATCCGCAGGAATTAAAAGCCGCTATAGATCGTATTGAAATCCTGCAGGAACGAGTTTTCGAAAAGCAGCAGATTACCGAATTGCAGACCAATCTTTCTAAAACCCCTGACCGACTGGTTCTACCCACCCAAGAAGCGATGTATGTGGTAAAATTGGATCAGATTTTACGATGCGAAACCTCGGGTTCATACACGACATTTTTCTTGATTGACGGCCGAAAAATTATGGTTTCGAAACCACTTAAAAATTACGAAGACATTCTGCTGCCGCCTTTGTTTTTCCGAGTGCATCAGTCGCATTTAATTAATGTAAATGCAATTTTAAGTTATTCTCGTGAAGGAATGATTATGATGTCTGATAAATCTTCAGTGCCAATTTCGAGAGGAAAAAAAGAATCCTTTTTTAAATTGATGAAAGATGAAGTCTAA
- a CDS encoding PAS domain-containing sensor histidine kinase: MKEIIQINLDNEMDLILAHKRCMKIAEMCGMPSSFQTRFSTAVSEIARCSIAKGTDSLLVLGINIIKATQKEIVAVITDTVDLKSCSPEAFNYASKISGHIEYSYANNQSVTKISQPVTAPGLLSETKIKSLIDYFKFEPPLSPYDEIRKKNIELIALSEKLAESENKYKRLANTIPVLICVVNERNNVLLVNESLENYLSLPLLIFDKKTLGNFVHSQDIEEILEGWNKAKQNKSDYIGEARIKKGQDYIWHLVSIIPNKAEDGSFTSWLVYFVDINAQKMIVETLKDNTELKAIQRELESANSKLRFKNKELEQFAYIASHDLQEPLRKIMIMLSRAGEHLSEDQKKKYYFDRITLAAGRLSNLITDVLNYSRIENKEQYFEPVDLNDVLQEVLADLSMVIEEKNAIINVNPLPVVPGLDTQLRQLFYNLINNALKFNTSLPTVTVSYEDVPKDVNLVTSAENYHVISIADNGIGMDSKYSERIFDMFQRLHERDQYGGNGIGLALCRRIIENHNGMINFSSKPGEGTTFWIYLPKK, encoded by the coding sequence ATGAAAGAGATTATTCAAATAAACCTTGACAACGAAATGGACTTAATTCTGGCCCATAAACGGTGTATGAAAATTGCTGAAATGTGCGGGATGCCGTCTTCTTTCCAGACGAGATTTTCGACAGCTGTTTCTGAGATTGCCAGATGTTCTATTGCGAAAGGAACTGATTCTCTGCTTGTATTGGGGATTAATATTATTAAAGCAACCCAAAAAGAAATTGTAGCCGTTATTACAGATACTGTAGATTTAAAAAGCTGCAGTCCAGAAGCTTTCAATTATGCTTCTAAAATTTCGGGACATATCGAATATAGTTATGCGAATAATCAGTCGGTAACCAAAATAAGCCAGCCGGTAACAGCGCCGGGGCTTCTTTCTGAAACTAAGATAAAAAGCCTAATAGATTACTTTAAATTTGAACCGCCTTTATCTCCGTATGATGAAATTAGAAAGAAAAATATAGAACTTATTGCACTTTCTGAAAAACTGGCTGAAAGCGAGAATAAGTACAAGCGATTGGCCAATACAATTCCAGTATTAATTTGCGTAGTTAACGAGCGCAATAATGTACTGCTGGTGAATGAGTCATTGGAAAACTATCTTAGCCTGCCATTACTTATTTTTGATAAAAAAACGCTGGGAAATTTTGTTCATTCTCAAGATATAGAAGAAATTTTGGAAGGCTGGAACAAAGCCAAACAAAACAAATCAGATTATATTGGAGAAGCCAGAATTAAAAAAGGCCAAGATTATATCTGGCACTTGGTTTCCATTATTCCAAACAAAGCAGAAGACGGCAGTTTTACTAGCTGGTTAGTCTATTTTGTAGATATAAATGCGCAGAAAATGATCGTTGAAACGCTGAAAGACAATACAGAACTTAAAGCCATTCAGCGTGAACTTGAAAGTGCAAACTCCAAACTGCGTTTCAAAAATAAAGAATTAGAACAATTTGCCTATATAGCGAGCCATGATCTTCAGGAACCGCTTCGAAAAATTATGATTATGCTTTCTCGAGCGGGAGAACATTTAAGTGAAGATCAAAAGAAAAAATATTACTTTGACCGAATCACTTTGGCAGCTGGAAGATTATCCAATCTAATTACAGATGTTCTTAATTATTCTAGAATAGAAAACAAAGAACAATATTTTGAACCAGTCGATTTAAATGATGTTCTTCAGGAAGTATTGGCAGATTTAAGTATGGTAATCGAAGAAAAAAATGCGATTATAAATGTAAATCCGCTGCCAGTGGTGCCTGGACTTGATACACAGCTGCGTCAGTTATTTTACAATCTGATTAATAATGCACTTAAATTTAATACTTCACTGCCAACCGTTACCGTATCCTACGAAGATGTTCCTAAGGATGTAAACTTAGTAACTTCGGCAGAAAATTATCATGTTATATCAATTGCTGATAACGGAATTGGAATGGACAGCAAATATTCCGAAAGGATTTTCGACATGTTCCAGCGTCTGCACGAACGTGACCAATACGGTGGAAACGGGATAGGACTTGCTTTATGCCGCAGAATTATTGAAAATCACAACGGTATGATTAATTTCAGCAGTAAGCCCGGAGAAGGAACCACATTCTGGATTTACCTTCCTAAAAAATAG
- a CDS encoding anti-sigma regulatory factor: protein MTTITNSKEEALIVKEQDVVPLRNRVKEYGVRVGMSILNQTKLITATSELVRNLLKYGGGGKVIIESVSNGRENGVRVTFIDNGPGIADISLAMKDGYSTGKSLGLGLPGTKRLVNEFDIKSELGSGTTVTITKWKNG from the coding sequence ATGACGACGATAACGAATAGTAAAGAAGAAGCTCTTATTGTAAAAGAACAAGACGTTGTACCATTGCGCAACCGTGTAAAAGAGTACGGCGTTAGGGTTGGTATGAGTATTCTTAATCAAACCAAATTAATTACGGCAACCAGTGAACTCGTTCGTAATCTTCTGAAATACGGAGGAGGCGGAAAAGTCATTATAGAATCGGTTAGTAATGGCCGTGAAAATGGCGTGCGCGTAACTTTTATTGATAATGGTCCGGGTATTGCAGATATTAGTCTGGCTATGAAAGATGGTTACAGCACAGGAAAAAGCCTTGGATTAGGTTTGCCGGGAACAAAAAGACTTGTCAATGAATTTGACATTAAATCAGAACTAGGAAGCGGTACTACCGTTACTATAACAAAATGGAAAAATGGATAA